In Candidatus Vicinibacter proximus, the genomic stretch AGAAGGGAAAGGGCATTAAAGAGTCTTAGAGAGGATAGGAAATTTATTACCAGAAATCTGCTTTTTGCAATCGAGGGTGCTTCTGATGCTATGTTAGCAAAAAAGAGGAATGAAAAAGCCTTAACAGAAAGAACCAGAAAGTTTTTGAAAGACAAATTTGGTATAGATGATTTAACGGCAAATCAGAAAGAAGCTGTTGAGATTGCTATTAATACCCCTGATATTGCAATAGTTCAGGGTCCTCCAGGAACAGGTAAATCTACAGTGGTTGCCGCCATTTGCGATAGACTTATTGAAATTGCCGAAAAGAGCAGAAAGAATTACAATGGCAAGCTTATTTTAGTTTCTGCCTTCCAAAATGATACTGTTGAACACATTGCTTCAAAAATTTACACCTTAGGTTTACCAACAATAAAAATTGGGAAAGAGACACTAGGCAATATTAGAGCTGAGGATAAACTTATAGAGGAAATGAAATTGCAAATTTACACATCTCTTCAAAGGCTTAAAATCAAAGGCACAAATCACAGAATTTCTAAAAAGTTAACTGACATTAAATCAATTTATATTTCTGAAAGGAATGATCAGAAATTAAAACAAGCTATTGAAACTATAATTGCCACTATAGATATAAGCGATCAACTTTGGAATGATTGGAAAGAAATTAATGGCGACCGGAGCTTTAATGAATCCACGAATTTTAAGAATATAAAACTTGTAAAAGGGATTCGGGCAGAATTTGAATCATACAATGACGATGGGTTTTATAAAATTCAGCACTTGTTAAAATCCGACATTCCCTTTACGGAAGAAGAAAAATCATTTTTAGAAGCTTGCCCAGTTGACAATCCTGATAAGGCAATACTTAAACGTCTAAGCGAAATTCAGGAAGGCTATTTGGAGAGAATTAATTCATCTGCAAATACCATTGTTTCAGGTAACAATATTTCAATATTAAGTTGGCTTGAAAATGCGATAATATTCTTTAAGCAGAAAGAAGAATCTTCATACGAAGATCAGGATACTTTTTTTACCGCAAACCTTGAAGTATTAAGAGATGAACTTGATGGGAATGCTGAGTATATTAGGAATACTATTAAAGATTATGGAGAAAGCCTTGCGGCAACCAATCAAGTTGCAGGTGGGCGTGAAATGAGTACATATTCAAGTATTGATAATGTTATACTTGAAGAAGCAGCCCGTTCAAATCCATTGGATCTTCTTATTCCAATGGCTAAAGCCACAGAAAGAATCATTATGGTTGGCGACCAGAATCAATTGCCGCATCTATTAGAGGATGATATCGCAGATGAAACATCAACAAAACTGTCAGATAAGTTTATAGCGGCTGAGACTAGAAAAAAATTAGAAGAATCATTGTTTGGTGTTATTTTCAAGAATCTACATACTGCTAATCCGAGAAGGACAATTACACTTACCGAGCAGTTTCGTATGCACCCTTTTATTGGCGATTTCATCAGTAGGGTTTATTACAAAAACGAACTGAAAGCAGGTATTCCAAATCAAGCAGAACTTAAAAAACACAAGTTAGAGTTGCCCTGGGCAAAAGATAAAGTTGCTGTATTCTGTGACCTTAGAAAAATAAAGGCATGGAAGAAAGCGGTAAAAGTAAATCACGAAATGCCGAAGCCCAGCGAATAGTTAAAATATTAGATGAATTAAAAACAGACCCAAATTTCGAAAATTTAAGTATCGGTATCATCACTTTCTATGCAAAGCAGGTTAATGAATTATTTAAAGAAGCCAGTAAGAAGGGATATGCTGAGCTAAAGTCTGATGGTAATTATGAAATTGCCTTACAATACCGTGAAACTGCTGACGGTCGTGAAAAACTGAGAATTGGCTCTGTCGATTCATTTCAAGGGAAAGAATTTGACATCGTTATTCTAAGTACAGTCCGTTCCAATGCTATTAATCGCAACCATGATAATTTCAAAAAAGTATTTGGCTTTTTAACCTTAGAAAACAGGCTTAATGTAGCCTTTTCCCGTGCTCAAAAGTTGCTCATTGTTGTGGGTGATGGAGAGATGTTCGCTGATGACTTTGCTAAAACCTATGTAGAAGGTCTTTTTGAATTTTATACAAATCTCTCAATTGATAATGAATATGGCAATAGAATACAATAACATATATTTTCATATTAAACGCAGGCCTTCAAGAAAGTCTATGATGGTATGTATTCCGTTTTATATGTATCGGATTGAGACGAATGAGTTTGAACACGGTTTAAATTTCTTCCAAAAGATTGTTCTGAAATTTAAGGCTAGACCAGGTATTAAAGATGAAGCTATTGCTGAATATACAGGGCTGGATTCAAAGCTAATCGGGATTGTAACAGGAGAACTGCAAGCAAAGCAACTTATTAATGAACATGGTTCATTAAGCGTAAAAGGAAAAGAAAAGTTAATGGAAGTTGACGGTCTGGTGATTAATTCTGGCAAGAAGAAAATTGGTTATGTATTCAAATATGTTAACCAAGATAAGCTTTACCCGTACTACATTAATCAAGTTGTCCCAGCAGATTTAATAGAAGATTCAAAGGGGCAGCATCCAAAAATTGTAACCGGCACAAAAGGTGATGGTGAGGATTTCACAGACCTTCCTTTTTTCTTAGATGAAGCCATTAAAACTAAATCTAACTATAATCGACCTTCAGAAAGGGAAGTATTACAACTTATTCAAAATAGTAACAGAAAAGGAATTAATCAGGAAGAAGATGAAGCTAAAAATGAGAAGTTATCTAATCAGCTAAGCGTTCGATTTTTAAATGACCAACCTGAAGTTATTTGGGCTTGCTCTTATGTGTATTTACACCAGCATGAAGATGAGACCTATGAGCCTGATTGGAGAATGCTTGACCCGTTTGGTTTTGGCGATAACGTTGCACTAAAGTTTTATATCAATAATCCGGTAAATAAACATTTATTAGAAAGTATTCATAACAGATTCGCTGATGCAAAAACATTAGGTGGTAAAGTACTTGCGGATTATCAGGAACAGTTAAACAAGCTAATAGAAGAAAAGTTGCTATCCGATTTTTCAATAGGTTTCAATAGCCTAGATAAAAATTTGCAATTGTATCTTGAGACAATTATAAAGAACCTAATTCTTATTGAAAACAATAATTTCAATGACTTGGATGGTAGTGTTTCCTTCTCTCTAAATCTACAAAATGCTTTAGAAAATATCTTAAAGCAAGACAAAGAGAAAAGAGCTTCATTTTATGAAATCGTTTATGCGGAATTAGATATTGATTCTTCCAAAAAGAGGAATAGTCTTATTGGGATTTACCGCCAGAGATTGTTTTCAAATAACACTCAAGTGCCTCAGCCGTTATTAAACGCAAGTAGAGGCAATTTGGCTAAAG encodes the following:
- a CDS encoding AAA family ATPase is translated as MADLKDILNNFPEETLQNTINGKILNGAINWEKKPILLKAEQIESNQILFSLNTAPLRVSFTSKAIGDNETDKASIAQSLFWITNVKDESIEIKYLPCGTSQTFNESLEIGFGDNIILANKNVKIEKLSENLNNDFVFQSERSDFIFVQTYPGNTDLSFTIHGLRKRVDILVKENKWIVQKITNKPFAKKYADFSILNVAQYPSIKFVEASKAKEAYETIKAEEAKGNTLIALWQTYSAIELERANQLKEKVGELSFTRIRFLPDGITKVRIGNLTEELKLAINESKDDLLNTSLELTIEKEGEVKQAENKRFLMKSISNDFSFELYDELSSIPETGKFLISLIGDEIVNKRRERALKSLREDRKFITRNLLFAIEGASDAMLAKKRNEKALTERTRKFLKDKFGIDDLTANQKEAVEIAINTPDIAIVQGPPGTGKSTVVAAICDRLIEIAEKSRKNYNGKLILVSAFQNDTVEHIASKIYTLGLPTIKIGKETLGNIRAEDKLIEEMKLQIYTSLQRLKIKGTNHRISKKLTDIKSIYISERNDQKLKQAIETIIATIDISDQLWNDWKEINGDRSFNESTNFKNIKLVKGIRAEFESYNDDGFYKIQHLLKSDIPFTEEEKSFLEACPVDNPDKAILKRLSEIQEGYLERINSSANTIVSGNNISILSWLENAIIFFKQKEESSYEDQDTFFTANLEVLRDELDGNAEYIRNTIKDYGESLAATNQVAGGREMSTYSSIDNVILEEAARSNPLDLLIPMAKATERIIMVGDQNQLPHLLEDDIADETSTKLSDKFIAAETRKKLEESLFGVIFKNLHTANPRRTITLTEQFRMHPFIGDFISRVYYKNELKAGIPNQAELKKHKLELPWAKDKVAVFCDLRKIKAWKKAVKVNHEMPKPSE